A stretch of Pseudomonas taetrolens DNA encodes these proteins:
- a CDS encoding type IV pilus inner membrane component PilO, with the protein MPAQWLERLRSLDLRELGHEQIGAWSPRRKAVMAVVWMAILLALGYALVLHLPLTQLQQQREAEAALKTEFESTASRAAGLEAYAAQVRVLEASFSTLLKRLPGQSEFPGLLDEISRLSMASGLFVEYIEWSPEVLQSFYAELPLHMSLTGSYHALGVFISGLSSLSRIVTAHDFTLAPLGNGADGQLRMTLLARTYRNHDQGLIP; encoded by the coding sequence ATGCCTGCGCAATGGCTGGAACGCCTGCGCAGTCTTGATCTGCGAGAGTTGGGTCATGAGCAGATTGGCGCATGGTCACCAAGGCGCAAGGCGGTCATGGCAGTGGTATGGATGGCCATCCTGTTGGCGCTGGGGTATGCGCTGGTGCTCCACTTGCCGCTGACTCAGCTCCAACAACAGCGCGAGGCTGAAGCCGCGCTTAAAACCGAATTTGAATCTACGGCTTCGCGGGCCGCGGGCCTGGAGGCCTACGCAGCCCAGGTGAGGGTGCTGGAAGCGTCATTCAGCACGCTCTTGAAGCGCTTGCCCGGTCAGTCGGAGTTCCCCGGCCTGCTTGATGAAATCTCTCGCCTGAGCATGGCCAGCGGCCTGTTTGTCGAGTACATCGAGTGGTCGCCGGAGGTGCTTCAGTCTTTTTACGCCGAACTGCCCTTGCACATGAGCCTCACAGGCAGCTATCACGCGCTGGGTGTATTCATCAGTGGCCTGTCGAGCTTGTCCCGCATTGTCACGGCGCATGACTTCACTCTCGCCCCACTCGGTAACGGCGCTGACGGTCAGTTGCGCATGACGCTGCTGGCCAGAACTTATCGCAATCACGATCAGGGGCTGATCCCGTGA
- the gltB gene encoding glutamate synthase large subunit: MKAGLYHPDEFKDNCGFGLIAHMQGEPSHTLLQTAIEALTCMTHRGGINADGKTGDGCGLLIQKPDLFLRAVAKEHFGSDLPKQYAVGMVFFNQDPIKAEAARNNMNREILAAGLQLVGWRKVPIDTSVLGRLALERLPQIEQVFIGGEGLSDQDMAIKLFSARRRSSVSNAADTDHYICSFSHKTIIYKGLMMPADLTAFYPDLSDERLQTAICVFHQRFSTNTLPKWPLAQPFRFLAHNGEINTITGNRNWALARRTKFANDLIGDLEELGPLVNRVGSDSSSMDNMLELMVTGGIDLFRGVRMLIPPAWQNVETMDPDLRAFYEYNSMHMEPWDGPAGVVMTDGRYAVCLLDRNGLRPARWVTTTNGYITIASEIGVWNYQPADVIAKGRVGPGQILAVDTETGQVLDTDSIDNRLKSRHPYKQWLRKNALRIQATIDDHDHGSAFYDVDQLKQYMKMYQVTFEERDQVLRPLGEQGYEAVGSMGDDTPMAVLSQRVRTPYDYFRQQFAQVTNPPIDPLREAIVMSLEICLGAERNIFQESPEHASRVILSSPVISPAKWRSLMNLDLPGFERQIIDLNYDQGLGLEAAVRNIADQAEEAVRAGRTQIVLSDRHIAPGKLPVHASLAVGAVHHRLTEKGLRCDSNILVETATARDPHHFAVLIGFGASAVYPFLAYEVLGDLIRTGEVLGDLYEVFKNYRKGITKGLLKIISKMGISTITSYRGAQLFEAIGLSEEVCDLSFRGVPSRIKGARFVDLEAEQKLLAAEAWSPRKPIQQGGLLKYVHGGEYHAYNPDVVATLQAAVQQGDYSKFKEYTALVDKRPVSMIRDLLQVKTLDTPLAIDEIEPLDSILKRFDSAGISLGALSPEAHEALAEAMNRLGARSNSGEGGEDPARYGTIKSSKIKQVATGRFGVTPEYLVNAEVLQIKVAQGAKPGEGGQLPGGKVNGLIAKLRYAVPGVTLISPPPHHDIYSIEDLSQLIFDLKQVNPKALVSVKLVAEAGVGTIAAGVAKAYADLITISGYDGGTGASPLTSIKYAGAPWELGLAETHQTLRGNDLRGKVRVQTDGGLKTGLDVIKAAILGAESFGFGTAPMIALGCKYLRICHLNNCATGVATQNESLRKNHYIGTVDMVVNFFTYVAEETREWLAKLGVRTLEELIGRTDLLEILQGETAKQHNLDLTPLLGSDHIPADKPQFCQVDRNPPFDKGLLAEKMLDMARSAINDLSGAEFELDICNCDRSIGARISGEIARTHGNQGMAKAPITFRFKGTAGQSFGVWNAGGLNLYLEGDANDYVGKGMTGGKLVIVPPAGSVYKTQDSAIIGNTCLYGATGGKLFAAGTAGERFAVRNSGAHTVVEGTGDHCCEYMTGGFVCVLGKTGYNFGSGMTGGFAYVLDQDNTFVDRVNHELVEIQRISGEAMEAYRNHLQHVLDEYVEETNSEWGRNLSENLDDYLRRFWMVKPKAASLKSLLSSIRANPQ; this comes from the coding sequence ATGAAAGCAGGTCTGTACCACCCCGACGAATTCAAGGATAACTGTGGTTTCGGCCTGATTGCCCACATGCAGGGCGAGCCCAGTCATACCCTTCTGCAAACAGCCATTGAGGCCCTGACCTGCATGACCCACCGCGGTGGGATCAACGCAGATGGCAAGACCGGCGACGGCTGTGGCCTGCTGATTCAAAAACCTGATCTGTTCCTGCGTGCAGTTGCCAAGGAACACTTCGGTAGCGATTTACCCAAGCAATACGCGGTCGGCATGGTGTTTTTCAACCAGGACCCGATCAAGGCCGAAGCGGCCCGTAACAACATGAACCGCGAAATTCTCGCGGCGGGCCTGCAATTGGTGGGCTGGCGTAAAGTGCCGATCGATACCAGCGTGCTGGGCCGCCTGGCCCTGGAGCGTTTGCCGCAGATCGAACAAGTGTTCATCGGTGGTGAAGGCCTGAGCGATCAGGACATGGCGATCAAACTGTTCAGTGCGCGCCGCCGTTCTTCGGTGAGCAATGCCGCTGACACCGATCACTACATCTGCAGCTTTTCCCACAAGACCATTATTTACAAAGGCCTGATGATGCCGGCGGACCTTACCGCCTTCTATCCGGACCTGAGCGATGAGCGTCTGCAAACCGCGATCTGCGTGTTCCACCAGCGCTTCTCCACCAACACTCTGCCGAAATGGCCGCTGGCTCAGCCATTCCGTTTTCTCGCCCACAACGGCGAGATCAACACCATCACCGGCAACCGCAACTGGGCTTTGGCCCGTCGTACCAAGTTCGCCAATGACCTGATCGGCGACCTCGAAGAGCTCGGCCCGCTGGTCAACCGCGTGGGTTCTGACTCTTCGAGCATGGACAACATGCTGGAGCTGATGGTTACCGGAGGCATCGACCTGTTCCGTGGCGTGCGCATGTTGATTCCACCTGCGTGGCAAAACGTTGAAACCATGGACCCCGACCTGCGGGCGTTCTATGAGTACAACTCGATGCACATGGAGCCGTGGGATGGCCCGGCGGGCGTGGTCATGACCGACGGTCGTTACGCCGTCTGCCTGCTCGACCGCAACGGCCTGCGCCCGGCGCGCTGGGTCACGACCACCAATGGCTACATCACCATTGCCTCGGAAATCGGCGTGTGGAACTACCAGCCGGCAGATGTCATTGCCAAAGGCCGCGTAGGGCCGGGCCAGATTCTGGCGGTCGACACCGAAACCGGTCAGGTGCTGGATACCGATTCCATCGATAACCGCCTGAAGTCGCGTCATCCCTACAAGCAATGGCTGCGCAAGAATGCCCTGCGCATTCAGGCCACCATCGATGACCACGATCACGGCTCGGCGTTTTACGACGTCGATCAGCTCAAGCAGTACATGAAGATGTATCAGGTCACGTTCGAAGAGCGCGACCAAGTACTGCGCCCGCTCGGCGAACAGGGCTACGAAGCCGTGGGCTCGATGGGTGACGACACGCCGATGGCGGTGTTGTCCCAGCGTGTCCGCACGCCTTACGATTACTTCCGCCAGCAGTTCGCGCAGGTGACCAACCCGCCGATCGATCCGCTGCGTGAAGCCATCGTCATGTCGCTGGAAATCTGCCTGGGTGCCGAGCGCAACATCTTTCAGGAATCGCCGGAGCACGCTTCCCGCGTGATCCTCAGCTCGCCGGTCATCTCGCCTGCCAAATGGCGCTCGTTGATGAACCTCGACCTGCCGGGTTTCGAGCGTCAGATCATCGACCTCAACTACGATCAGGGTCTGGGTCTGGAAGCTGCGGTGCGCAACATCGCCGATCAAGCTGAAGAAGCCGTGCGTGCCGGTCGTACCCAAATTGTCTTGAGCGACCGTCATATCGCACCGGGCAAGTTGCCGGTTCATGCTTCTCTGGCTGTCGGTGCAGTACACCACCGCCTGACCGAGAAAGGCCTGCGTTGCGACAGCAACATTCTGGTTGAAACCGCGACCGCCCGTGACCCGCATCACTTTGCGGTGCTGATCGGTTTCGGTGCCTCGGCGGTTTATCCGTTCCTGGCCTACGAAGTGCTGGGTGACTTGATTCGCACCGGTGAAGTACTGGGCGACCTTTACGAGGTGTTCAAGAACTACCGCAAAGGTATCACCAAGGGTCTGCTCAAGATCATCTCCAAAATGGGCATCTCGACCATTACTTCGTACCGTGGTGCGCAGCTGTTCGAGGCCATCGGCCTGTCCGAAGAAGTGTGTGACCTGAGCTTCCGTGGCGTGCCAAGCCGCATCAAGGGCGCGCGCTTCGTTGACCTTGAAGCCGAGCAAAAGCTGCTGGCTGCCGAAGCCTGGAGCCCGCGCAAGCCGATCCAGCAAGGCGGCCTGCTCAAATACGTGCACGGTGGCGAATACCACGCTTACAACCCGGACGTGGTGGCAACCCTGCAAGCGGCTGTCCAGCAGGGCGACTACAGCAAGTTCAAGGAATACACCGCGCTGGTCGACAAGCGTCCGGTGTCGATGATTCGCGACCTGTTACAGGTCAAGACTCTGGACACCCCGCTGGCCATCGACGAAATCGAACCGCTGGACTCGATCCTCAAGCGCTTCGACTCGGCAGGCATCTCGCTCGGCGCCCTGTCGCCGGAAGCACACGAAGCCCTGGCCGAAGCCATGAACCGTCTGGGCGCACGCTCCAACTCCGGTGAAGGCGGCGAAGACCCGGCGCGCTACGGCACGATCAAAAGCTCGAAAATCAAGCAAGTGGCCACCGGCCGCTTTGGTGTGACTCCGGAATACCTGGTCAACGCTGAAGTGCTGCAGATCAAGGTCGCGCAAGGCGCCAAGCCGGGTGAGGGCGGGCAACTGCCTGGCGGCAAGGTCAACGGCCTGATCGCCAAGTTGCGTTATGCCGTACCTGGCGTAACCCTGATCTCGCCACCGCCGCACCACGATATTTATTCCATTGAAGACTTGTCGCAGCTGATCTTTGACCTCAAGCAGGTCAACCCGAAAGCGCTGGTCTCGGTCAAGCTGGTTGCCGAGGCGGGTGTGGGCACCATCGCTGCCGGCGTGGCCAAGGCCTATGCCGACCTGATCACCATTTCGGGTTATGACGGCGGCACCGGCGCATCGCCGCTGACGTCGATCAAATACGCCGGCGCACCGTGGGAGCTGGGGCTGGCTGAAACTCACCAGACCCTGCGTGGCAACGACCTGCGCGGCAAAGTAAGGGTGCAAACTGACGGTGGCCTGAAAACCGGCCTCGACGTGATCAAGGCGGCGATCCTTGGCGCTGAAAGCTTCGGCTTTGGCACCGCGCCAATGATCGCGCTGGGGTGCAAATACCTGCGTATTTGCCACCTGAACAACTGCGCCACGGGGGTTGCCACCCAAAACGAATCGCTGCGTAAAAATCACTACATCGGCACCGTCGACATGGTGGTCAACTTCTTCACCTACGTGGCTGAAGAAACCCGCGAATGGCTGGCGAAACTGGGTGTGCGCACCCTTGAAGAGCTGATCGGGCGTACTGACCTGCTGGAAATCCTGCAGGGCGAGACGGCCAAACAGCACAACCTCGACCTGACGCCTTTGCTGGGCAGCGACCACATTCCGGCCGACAAGCCGCAGTTCTGCCAGGTTGATCGCAACCCGCCATTCGACAAAGGCCTGCTGGCCGAGAAGATGCTCGACATGGCGCGCTCAGCGATCAACGACCTGAGCGGCGCCGAGTTCGAACTGGATATCTGCAACTGCGACCGTTCGATCGGTGCCCGTATTTCGGGTGAAATCGCTCGTACCCACGGCAACCAGGGCATGGCCAAGGCGCCCATCACGTTCCGCTTCAAAGGCACTGCTGGCCAGAGCTTTGGCGTGTGGAACGCAGGCGGACTGAACCTGTACCTCGAAGGCGATGCCAACGATTACGTGGGCAAGGGCATGACCGGCGGCAAGCTGGTGATCGTGCCGCCAGCGGGCAGCGTCTACAAAACCCAGGACAGCGCGATTATCGGCAACACCTGTCTGTACGGAGCCACCGGCGGCAAGCTGTTCGCCGCAGGCACGGCGGGCGAGCGTTTCGCCGTGCGCAACTCTGGTGCTCACACCGTGGTTGAAGGCACAGGCGATCATTGCTGCGAATACATGACGGGCGGTTTCGTCTGCGTGTTGGGCAAAACCGGTTACAACTTCGGCTCGGGCATGACGGGCGGTTTCGCCTACGTGCTGGATCAGGACAACACCTTCGTCGACCGGGTGAACCACGAACTGGTGGAGATCCAGCGGATCAGTGGCGAAGCGATGGAGGCATACCGCAACCATCTGCAACACGTGCTGGACGAATACGTCGAGGAAACCAACAGCGAGTGGGGTCGTAACCTCTCGGAAAACCTCGATGATTACCTGCGTCGTTTCTGGATGGTCAAGCCTAAGGCTGCCAGCTTGAAATCGTTGCTTTCCAGCATCCGTGCCAACCCGCAGTGA
- the aroB gene encoding 3-dehydroquinate synthase: MQTLKVDLGERSYPIHIGEGLLDQPQLLAPHIAGRQVAIVTNETVAPLYLERLTRSLAQYSVLPIILPDGESFKNWETLQLIFDGLLTARHDRRTTVIALGGGVIGDMAGFAAACYQRGVDFIQVPTTLLSQVDSSVGGKTGINHPLGKNMVGAFYQPNLVLIDTRTLETLPSRELSAGLAEVIKYGLICDEPFLTWLEDNMDALRALDQVALTAAIQRSCAAKAEVVGADERESGVRATLNLGHTFGHAIETHMGYGVWLHGEAVAAGTVMALEMSARLGWISHAERDRGIRLFQRAGLPVVPPSEMSEADFMEHMSVDKKVIDGRLRLVLLRRMGEATVTDDYPQEVLQATLGADYRALAQLKG, translated from the coding sequence ATGCAGACACTGAAGGTTGATCTAGGCGAGCGTAGCTATCCGATTCATATTGGCGAAGGTTTGTTGGATCAGCCGCAGTTGCTGGCCCCTCACATCGCCGGTCGCCAAGTGGCAATCGTGACCAATGAAACCGTCGCGCCACTCTATCTAGAGCGCCTGACCCGCAGCCTTGCACAGTATTCCGTCTTGCCGATCATCCTGCCCGATGGCGAATCGTTCAAGAACTGGGAAACCCTGCAACTCATTTTCGATGGCCTGCTCACGGCTCGCCATGACCGTCGTACCACCGTCATTGCTTTGGGTGGCGGCGTGATCGGTGACATGGCCGGCTTTGCCGCCGCGTGCTACCAGCGTGGGGTTGATTTCATCCAGGTGCCTACCACATTGCTGTCCCAGGTCGATTCGTCGGTGGGCGGGAAAACCGGGATCAATCATCCGCTGGGCAAGAACATGGTCGGAGCGTTCTATCAGCCCAACCTGGTCCTGATCGACACCAGGACACTTGAAACCCTGCCAAGTCGCGAGCTGTCGGCGGGCCTGGCTGAGGTCATCAAATACGGCCTGATCTGCGACGAACCCTTCCTGACCTGGCTTGAAGACAACATGGATGCCTTGCGCGCCCTGGATCAGGTTGCATTGACGGCGGCGATCCAGCGTTCATGCGCAGCCAAGGCTGAAGTGGTCGGTGCCGACGAGCGCGAGTCGGGTGTGCGAGCCACCCTCAACCTGGGTCATACCTTCGGCCATGCCATCGAAACCCATATGGGCTATGGCGTATGGTTACATGGCGAAGCGGTGGCTGCGGGCACGGTGATGGCGCTGGAAATGTCCGCGCGTCTGGGCTGGATCAGCCACGCAGAGCGTGACCGCGGGATCCGGTTGTTCCAGCGCGCCGGTTTGCCGGTGGTGCCGCCCAGCGAAATGAGCGAAGCCGATTTCATGGAACACATGTCAGTTGATAAAAAAGTGATCGACGGTCGTTTGCGCCTGGTGCTGTTGCGCCGGATGGGCGAAGCCACAGTGACTGACGATTATCCACAAGAGGTTCTACAAGCCACGCTGGGTGCGGATTACCGCGCACTGGCTCAGCTTAAAGGTTAA
- the aroK gene encoding shikimate kinase AroK, with protein MRNLILVGPMGAGKSTIGRLLAKELHLPFKDSDKEIELRTGANIPWIFDKEGEPGFRDREEAMIAELCEADGVVLATGGGAVMRPENRKALRAGGRVVYLHASVEQQVGRTARDRNRPLLRTANPEKTLRDLLTVRDPLYREIADLVVETDERPPRMVVLDILERLAQLPPR; from the coding sequence GTGCGAAATTTGATTCTTGTTGGGCCAATGGGGGCTGGAAAAAGCACCATTGGACGTTTGCTGGCCAAAGAGCTGCACCTGCCGTTCAAGGATTCCGATAAGGAAATTGAATTGCGCACGGGTGCCAATATCCCGTGGATCTTCGATAAAGAAGGCGAGCCGGGTTTTCGGGATCGTGAAGAGGCGATGATTGCCGAGCTCTGCGAGGCCGATGGCGTGGTCCTGGCCACCGGCGGTGGAGCGGTCATGCGCCCCGAAAACCGCAAGGCGCTGCGCGCCGGCGGTCGTGTCGTGTATTTGCATGCCTCCGTTGAGCAGCAGGTCGGGCGTACAGCGCGCGATCGCAATCGGCCTTTGCTGCGCACGGCCAATCCCGAGAAAACCTTGCGTGACTTGTTGACGGTCCGTGATCCGCTCTATCGAGAAATCGCCGACCTGGTGGTCGAAACCGATGAGCGGCCACCACGAATGGTGGTTCTGGATATTCTTGAGCGTCTGGCGCAGCTTCCCCCCCGTTAA
- a CDS encoding pilus assembly protein PilP, whose translation MSGKLGLLVPGLLAGLAGCDSAQSTTQLHAYLRAAQAPQTTAIATVPEVQPRKAPAYGAMALRSPFQASDEGNTGSWQPSQVDGTSEVARVRAFLEEVELARFEMVGTLSNDLGISVLLRTNGAIHRLEQGDYLGRNNGRIASIEATGVEVFELISDGRGGWMERTLTIPLKQQS comes from the coding sequence GTGAGCGGCAAGCTCGGGTTGCTGGTCCCAGGCCTTTTGGCAGGGCTGGCGGGTTGCGACAGTGCGCAAAGCACGACGCAGCTACACGCGTACTTGCGGGCCGCGCAGGCTCCTCAAACCACCGCCATTGCGACTGTCCCCGAGGTACAGCCGCGCAAGGCACCGGCCTACGGTGCAATGGCGCTGCGCAGCCCGTTTCAGGCGTCGGACGAGGGCAATACGGGGAGTTGGCAGCCGAGCCAGGTAGATGGTACGTCAGAGGTCGCCCGGGTCAGAGCGTTTCTGGAAGAGGTCGAACTGGCCCGGTTCGAAATGGTAGGCACGCTTTCCAATGACCTGGGGATCAGTGTCTTGCTCCGGACCAATGGCGCCATCCACCGCCTGGAGCAGGGGGATTACCTGGGGCGCAACAATGGCCGGATTGCCTCGATTGAAGCGACTGGCGTTGAAGTATTTGAACTGATTTCAGATGGTCGGGGTGGCTGGATGGAAAGAACCCTGACGATCCCTTTAAAACAACAGTCTTAA
- a CDS encoding FAD-dependent oxidoreductase, whose translation MAERLSNDFQFIDVGRKDPKKKLLRQRKKEFVEIYEPFKPQQSAEQAHRCLGCGNPYCEWKCPVHNFIPNWLKLVAEGNILAAAELSHQTNTLPEVCGRVCPQDRLCEGACTLNDGFGAVTIGSVEKYITDTAFAMGWRPDMSKVVPTGKRVAIIGAGPAGLGCADVLVRGGVTPVVFDKNPEIGGLLTFGIPEFKLEKTVLSHRRDVFTGMGIEFRLNTEIGKDISMEQLLEEYDAVFMGMGTYTYMKGGFAGEDLPGVHDALDFLIANVNRNLGFEKSPEDFVDMKGKKIVVLGGGDTAMDCNRTSIRQGAKTVTCAYRRDEANMPGSRKEVKNAKEEGVKFLYNRQPIAIVGEDRVEGVKVVETRLGEPDARGRRSPEPIPGSEEIIPADAVIIAFGFRPSPASWFEQFDIQTDSQGRVIAPEQSKFKHQTSHPKIFAGGDMVRGSDLVVTAIFEGRTAAEGIMDYLGV comes from the coding sequence ATGGCTGAACGTCTGAGTAACGACTTCCAGTTCATCGATGTCGGGCGCAAAGATCCGAAGAAGAAACTGTTACGTCAACGCAAAAAAGAGTTCGTGGAAATCTACGAACCCTTCAAACCCCAGCAGTCGGCCGAGCAGGCCCACCGCTGCCTGGGTTGCGGTAACCCGTACTGTGAATGGAAATGCCCTGTGCATAACTTCATTCCCAACTGGCTCAAGCTGGTGGCCGAGGGCAACATCCTCGCCGCCGCCGAGCTGTCGCACCAGACCAACACCCTGCCTGAAGTCTGTGGTCGGGTGTGTCCGCAAGACCGTCTGTGCGAGGGTGCCTGCACCCTGAACGACGGCTTCGGTGCGGTGACCATCGGGTCGGTCGAGAAATACATCACCGACACCGCCTTTGCCATGGGCTGGCGCCCGGACATGTCCAAGGTCGTGCCGACAGGCAAGCGCGTGGCAATTATCGGTGCGGGCCCGGCTGGCCTGGGCTGTGCCGACGTACTGGTGCGCGGTGGCGTGACCCCGGTGGTCTTCGACAAGAACCCGGAAATCGGCGGTCTGCTGACCTTCGGCATCCCGGAATTCAAACTCGAAAAAACCGTGCTCAGCCACCGTCGTGACGTGTTTACCGGCATGGGTATCGAGTTCCGCCTCAATACCGAAATCGGTAAAGACATCAGCATGGAACAGCTGCTGGAAGAGTACGACGCAGTGTTCATGGGCATGGGCACCTACACCTACATGAAAGGTGGCTTTGCCGGTGAAGACCTGCCGGGCGTGCATGATGCGCTGGATTTCCTGATCGCCAACGTTAACCGCAACCTGGGCTTTGAAAAGTCGCCGGAAGACTTCGTCGACATGAAAGGCAAAAAAATCGTGGTGCTCGGCGGTGGCGACACGGCCATGGACTGCAACCGGACGTCGATTCGTCAGGGCGCCAAGACCGTGACCTGCGCCTATCGTCGTGACGAAGCGAACATGCCCGGCTCGCGTAAAGAGGTGAAAAACGCCAAGGAAGAAGGCGTGAAGTTCCTTTATAACCGCCAGCCGATTGCCATTGTTGGCGAAGACCGGGTCGAAGGCGTGAAGGTGGTCGAGACCCGTCTCGGCGAACCGGATGCCCGTGGCCGTCGCAGCCCTGAGCCGATTCCGGGTTCCGAAGAGATCATCCCGGCAGATGCCGTGATCATCGCGTTTGGTTTCCGTCCAAGTCCGGCCTCCTGGTTTGAGCAGTTCGATATCCAGACCGACAGCCAGGGTCGCGTGATTGCTCCCGAGCAGTCGAAGTTCAAGCACCAGACCAGCCACCCGAAGATTTTCGCCGGTGGTGACATGGTGCGCGGTTCGGACCTGGTGGTAACGGCTATCTTCGAAGGCCGCACGGCTGCCGAAGGGATCATGGATTACCTGGGCGTGTAG
- a CDS encoding AAA family ATPase: MTSLHADEAFLGHFQLNHDPFAPRVPGFKFFPAQRKPVLGQLHHLARYSQLLLVVTGPEGSGKTLLRQALVASTNKQSVQSVVVSARGAGDAAGILRQVAQTLNVAHADVGSILAQVVQLALTGQEVYLLVDDAEQLDDSALEALLGLAEGAPEGRPHVFLFGEPSMIAGLEQLSGDEERFHVIELQPYTEEETREYLTQRLEGAGAGIELFSAQQISDIHESSEGWPGTINQVARDAMIEAMIASRSAVKRPSMGFNMPKKHVLAIGAVVVVAVAAAILIPGRGKAPTAPDAEQGQLPLGQAAPNGGANPSIDFAGSSQPMPLPLVGQSQPVMRGPLAEAAGGIAEGDDGGVPAVDGGVAQPPTVTTTAPPAGVPSGPAPVETPRPAPPVAAAKPAPVAKPAPAPAAKPVVKPVEKPVTLAKAAPGSSWYASQSANNYVVQLVGTSSEASAQNVVKEVGGESRYFKKTLNGKPFYVVTYGNFSSRDAAAAAIKNLPAKIQAGKPWPRTVASVQKELAAVR, translated from the coding sequence ATGACTAGTTTGCATGCCGACGAGGCGTTCCTCGGCCACTTCCAGCTCAACCACGACCCTTTTGCACCGCGGGTGCCGGGTTTCAAGTTCTTCCCGGCCCAGCGCAAGCCGGTGCTGGGGCAGTTGCATCATCTGGCCCGCTACAGCCAGCTGCTGCTGGTGGTCACCGGGCCTGAGGGCAGCGGCAAGACTTTGCTGCGCCAGGCGCTGGTCGCGAGTACCAACAAGCAGTCTGTACAGAGTGTTGTGGTGTCGGCGCGGGGGGCTGGCGATGCGGCTGGTATCTTGCGTCAGGTGGCACAGACGCTGAACGTTGCCCATGCCGACGTAGGTTCGATTCTGGCGCAGGTGGTGCAGTTGGCGTTGACGGGGCAAGAGGTCTATTTGCTGGTCGATGATGCCGAACAGCTCGACGACTCCGCCCTGGAAGCCTTGCTGGGGCTGGCGGAGGGTGCGCCGGAAGGCCGGCCGCATGTGTTCCTGTTCGGTGAACCGTCGATGATCGCCGGGCTCGAGCAGTTAAGCGGGGATGAAGAGCGCTTCCATGTCATTGAGCTTCAACCTTATACCGAAGAGGAAACCCGCGAATACCTGACTCAGCGGCTGGAAGGTGCCGGGGCAGGAATCGAACTCTTTAGCGCACAGCAGATCTCAGATATTCACGAGAGCTCCGAAGGCTGGCCTGGCACTATCAATCAGGTCGCCCGGGATGCAATGATCGAAGCCATGATTGCTAGCCGCTCCGCGGTCAAGCGTCCAAGTATGGGGTTCAACATGCCGAAAAAACACGTATTGGCCATTGGTGCAGTAGTGGTCGTGGCCGTCGCCGCAGCTATTTTGATACCGGGTCGCGGCAAGGCGCCGACTGCACCGGATGCCGAGCAGGGTCAATTGCCGTTGGGTCAGGCTGCGCCGAATGGCGGGGCTAATCCTTCGATAGATTTCGCGGGTTCTTCGCAGCCAATGCCGTTGCCGCTGGTCGGCCAGTCGCAGCCGGTGATGCGTGGCCCTCTGGCTGAGGCTGCGGGTGGCATTGCTGAAGGTGACGACGGCGGTGTACCGGCCGTTGACGGCGGTGTGGCTCAGCCGCCTACCGTGACCACTACCGCGCCACCGGCGGGCGTGCCATCAGGCCCGGCGCCTGTCGAAACCCCACGCCCGGCGCCACCTGTAGCGGCAGCCAAGCCAGCGCCAGTGGCCAAGCCTGCTCCGGCACCTGCGGCCAAACCCGTGGTCAAGCCGGTCGAGAAGCCGGTTACGCTGGCCAAGGCCGCACCGGGTAGCAGCTGGTACGCCAGCCAGTCGGCCAATAACTATGTGGTGCAGCTCGTAGGTACCAGCTCCGAAGCGTCTGCACAAAATGTCGTCAAAGAAGTGGGCGGCGAATCCCGCTATTTCAAGAAAACATTGAACGGCAAGCCGTTTTACGTTGTCACCTACGGCAATTTCTCAAGCCGTGATGCAGCAGCCGCTGCAATCAAGAACTTGCCAGCGAAGATCCAGGCTGGTAAACCTTGGCCTCGCACAGTCGCCAGCGTCCAAAAAGAACTGGCTGCAGTTCGCTGA
- a CDS encoding PilN domain-containing protein, which produces MAKINLLPWRAALREKRHRRFLIVLGALSVAVMGGLFVLDRLIDSAVERQLARNGLIRSAMAQLDGRAEQIDALKMRREQLLERMQTIETLQGNRSDSGIILEQLARSLPDGVHFTDVKMTEGTIVITGSAQSSNLLAQLMRNLDASHWLETPTLIDVKAGPEREGGHDRLFQMTVRQTLHAGGPF; this is translated from the coding sequence ACACAGGCGTTTCTTGATCGTATTGGGTGCCCTCTCAGTAGCGGTGATGGGGGGGTTGTTTGTTCTTGATCGTTTGATCGATAGCGCCGTAGAGCGGCAGCTGGCGCGTAACGGGTTGATCCGCAGTGCGATGGCGCAACTGGATGGGCGGGCCGAGCAAATCGATGCGTTGAAAATGCGCCGCGAACAGTTGCTTGAGCGAATGCAGACGATCGAGACGCTTCAGGGCAATCGATCGGACAGCGGAATCATTCTTGAGCAGTTGGCGCGCAGCTTGCCGGACGGGGTGCATTTCACCGACGTCAAAATGACTGAGGGCACCATCGTCATTACCGGGTCGGCTCAGTCCAGTAATCTGCTTGCGCAACTGATGCGCAATCTCGATGCTTCGCACTGGCTGGAAACGCCGACGCTGATTGATGTGAAGGCAGGCCCGGAGCGGGAGGGCGGGCATGACCGGTTGTTTCAGATGACGGTACGTCAGACCCTGCACGCGGGCGGGCCATTCTGA